Below is a genomic region from Fervidobacterium sp..
AAATGGTTTCATTGCCAGGAGCGCAAGGGGTAGGGTTGCAACTGAGAAGGCTTACAGGTATCTTGGTTACAGTCGTTTAGGAGGTTTGTTTGATGGATTCAATGATGTTGCGAAATGAGATAAAGTCAAGATACGAAAAAGTGTTAAATGTTGTGAAGGAATGTGCTAAGAAGGCAAACAGAAACTTTGAAGAGATCAAAATAGTAGCAGTAACCAAGGCACATCCTGTTTCCGTGATTCGAGAGGCATTGAGTGCTGGTCTTAGAATATTTGGAGAAAACTACGCGCAAGAACTTAGGGATAAGGTAAAAGAATTGAAAGAATATGATATAGAATGGCATTATATCGGACGTATACAAACTAACAAATTAAAATACATTGTTCCCGTTTCAGAAATTATTCATTCGATTTATCGCGAAGAGGAACTTGTTGAAATAAACAAAATTTCTAAAAAGATTGGAAAAGTCCAATCTGTGCTCATAGAGGTAAATGTGTCAGCAGAAGAGAGTAAGGCTGGTGTAAGACCTGAAGATGTTGAAAGTTTATTGGAGTTTTCTAAAATGCTTGAAAAC
It encodes:
- a CDS encoding YggS family pyridoxal phosphate-dependent enzyme: MDSMMLRNEIKSRYEKVLNVVKECAKKANRNFEEIKIVAVTKAHPVSVIREALSAGLRIFGENYAQELRDKVKELKEYDIEWHYIGRIQTNKLKYIVPVSEIIHSIYREEELVEINKISKKIGKVQSVLIEVNVSAEESKAGVRPEDVESLLEFSKMLENVRIIGLMTIAPFIEPEKTRGYFKTLRELRDRLSLRYPTIKELSMGMSNDYWVAVEEGSTILRIGTAIFGERRK